One window from the genome of Gopherus evgoodei ecotype Sinaloan lineage chromosome 2, rGopEvg1_v1.p, whole genome shotgun sequence encodes:
- the RANBP9 gene encoding ran-binding protein 9 isoform X2 codes for MGIGLSAQGVNMNRLPGWDKHSYGYHGDDGHSFCSSGTGQPYGPTFTTGDVIGCCVNLINNTCFYTKNGHSLGIAFTDLPPNLYPTVGLQTPGEVVDANFGQHPFVFDIEDYMREWRTKIQAQIDRFPIGDREGEWQTMIQKMVSSYLVHHGYCATAEAFARSTDQTVLEELASIKNRQRIQKLVLAGRMGEAIETTQQLYPSLLERNPNLLFALKVRQFIEMVNGTDSEVRCLGGHSPKSQDSYPVSPRSFSSPSMSPSHGMNIHSLAVSKGSSTHFSGFESSCSNGVISNKAHQSYCHIKHQSTSLNVPELNSINVSRSQQVNSFTSSDVDMETDHYSNGVAETSSNGFLNEVDSSQLRRQLCGGSQAAIERMIHFGRELQAMSEQLRRECGKNTTNKKMLKDAFSLLAYSDPWSSPVGNQLDPIQREPVCSVLNSAILETHNLPKQPPLALAVGQASQCLGLMARSGIGSCAFATVEDYLH; via the exons ATGGGAATTGGGCTTTCTGCTCAAGGTGTAAATATGAACAGACTACCAG GTTGGGATAAACATTCATATGGTTACCATGGAGATGATGGACATTCATTTTGTTCCTCTGGAACTGGACAACCCTATGGCCCAACATTTACAACTGGTGATGTCATTGGTTGTTGTGTAAACCTTATCAACAATACCTGCTTCTACACAAAGAATGGACATAGTTTGG GTATTGCTTTTACGGATCTACCG cCAAACTTGTACCCTACAGTAGGGCTTCAAACACCAGGAGAAGTGGTAGATGCTAACTTTGGGCAGCATCCATTTGTGTTTGACATTGAAGACTATATGCGAGAATGGAGAACCAAAATTCAGGCTCAGATCGACAGATTTCCTATAGGAGATCGGGAAGGAGAATGGCAGACAATGATTCAAAA AATGGTTTCATCTTATTTAGTTCATCATGGGTACTGTGCAACAGCAGAGGCTTTTGCCAGATCTACAGACCAGACTGTACTAGAAGAATTAGCCTCCATTAAAAATAGACAAA GAATTCAAAAATTGGTTTTAGCAGGAAGAATGGGAGAAGCCATTGAAACAACACAACAGTTGTATCCAAGTTTACTAGAAAGAAATCCTAATCTCTTATTTGCATTAAA ggTGCGCCAGTTTATAGAAATGGTGAATGGTACAGACAGTGAAGTGCGATGTCTGGGCGGCCATAGTCCAAAATCACAAGATAGTTACCCTGTAAGCCCTCGATCATTTAGTAGTCCTAGcatgagccccagccatggaatGAATATTCACAGTTTAGCAGTGAGCAAAGGAAGCAGCACACACTTTTCTG GTTTTGAAAGTAGTTGCAGTAATGGAGTAATATCAAACAAAGCACATCAGTCTTACTGTCATATTAAACACCAGTCCACAAGTTTGAATGTACCTGAACTCAACAGTATAAATGTATCAAGATCACAGCAAGTTAACAGCTTCACCAG CAGTGATGTAGACATGGAAACAGATCACTACTCCAATGGAGTTGCAGAGACTTCATCCAATGGCTTCCTAAATG AAGTTGACTCAAGTCAGTTAAGACGTCAGCTATGTGGAGGTAGCCAAGCGGCTATTGAAAGAATGATCCATTTTGGAAGAGAATTGCAGGCAATGAGTGAACAGCTGAGGAGAGAATGTGGCAAAAACACAACAAATAAGAAAATGCTAAAG GATGCATTCAGTTTACTTGCATATTCGGATCCTTGGAGCAGTCCAGTTGGAAACCAGCTTGATCCAATACAGAGAGAACCTGTGTGCTCTGTACTTAATAGTGCAATACTAG AGACCCACAATCTGCCAAAGCAGCCACCACTTGCCCTAGCAGTGGGACAGGCTTCACAGTGTCTAGGATTGATGGCACGTTCGGGAATTGGGTCGTGTGCATTTGCCACAGTGGAAGACTATCTACACTAG
- the RANBP9 gene encoding ran-binding protein 9 isoform X1, with product MGIGLSAQGVNMNRLPGWDKHSYGYHGDDGHSFCSSGTGQPYGPTFTTGDVIGCCVNLINNTCFYTKNGHSLGIAFTDLPPNLYPTVGLQTPGEVVDANFGQHPFVFDIEDYMREWRTKIQAQIDRFPIGDREGEWQTMIQKMVSSYLVHHGYCATAEAFARSTDQTVLEELASIKNRQRIQKLVLAGRMGEAIETTQQLYPSLLERNPNLLFALKVRQFIEMVNGTDSEVRCLGGHSPKSQDSYPVSPRSFSSPSMSPSHGMNIHSLAVSKGSSTHFSGFESSCSNGVISNKAHQSYCHIKHQSTSLNVPELNSINVSRSQQVNSFTSSDVDMETDHYSNGVAETSSNGFLNGSSKHDHEMEECDTEMEVDSSQLRRQLCGGSQAAIERMIHFGRELQAMSEQLRRECGKNTTNKKMLKDAFSLLAYSDPWSSPVGNQLDPIQREPVCSVLNSAILETHNLPKQPPLALAVGQASQCLGLMARSGIGSCAFATVEDYLH from the exons ATGGGAATTGGGCTTTCTGCTCAAGGTGTAAATATGAACAGACTACCAG GTTGGGATAAACATTCATATGGTTACCATGGAGATGATGGACATTCATTTTGTTCCTCTGGAACTGGACAACCCTATGGCCCAACATTTACAACTGGTGATGTCATTGGTTGTTGTGTAAACCTTATCAACAATACCTGCTTCTACACAAAGAATGGACATAGTTTGG GTATTGCTTTTACGGATCTACCG cCAAACTTGTACCCTACAGTAGGGCTTCAAACACCAGGAGAAGTGGTAGATGCTAACTTTGGGCAGCATCCATTTGTGTTTGACATTGAAGACTATATGCGAGAATGGAGAACCAAAATTCAGGCTCAGATCGACAGATTTCCTATAGGAGATCGGGAAGGAGAATGGCAGACAATGATTCAAAA AATGGTTTCATCTTATTTAGTTCATCATGGGTACTGTGCAACAGCAGAGGCTTTTGCCAGATCTACAGACCAGACTGTACTAGAAGAATTAGCCTCCATTAAAAATAGACAAA GAATTCAAAAATTGGTTTTAGCAGGAAGAATGGGAGAAGCCATTGAAACAACACAACAGTTGTATCCAAGTTTACTAGAAAGAAATCCTAATCTCTTATTTGCATTAAA ggTGCGCCAGTTTATAGAAATGGTGAATGGTACAGACAGTGAAGTGCGATGTCTGGGCGGCCATAGTCCAAAATCACAAGATAGTTACCCTGTAAGCCCTCGATCATTTAGTAGTCCTAGcatgagccccagccatggaatGAATATTCACAGTTTAGCAGTGAGCAAAGGAAGCAGCACACACTTTTCTG GTTTTGAAAGTAGTTGCAGTAATGGAGTAATATCAAACAAAGCACATCAGTCTTACTGTCATATTAAACACCAGTCCACAAGTTTGAATGTACCTGAACTCAACAGTATAAATGTATCAAGATCACAGCAAGTTAACAGCTTCACCAG CAGTGATGTAGACATGGAAACAGATCACTACTCCAATGGAGTTGCAGAGACTTCATCCAATGGCTTCCTAAATGGTAGTTCTAAACATGATCACGAAATGGAAGAATGTGACACAGAAATGG AAGTTGACTCAAGTCAGTTAAGACGTCAGCTATGTGGAGGTAGCCAAGCGGCTATTGAAAGAATGATCCATTTTGGAAGAGAATTGCAGGCAATGAGTGAACAGCTGAGGAGAGAATGTGGCAAAAACACAACAAATAAGAAAATGCTAAAG GATGCATTCAGTTTACTTGCATATTCGGATCCTTGGAGCAGTCCAGTTGGAAACCAGCTTGATCCAATACAGAGAGAACCTGTGTGCTCTGTACTTAATAGTGCAATACTAG AGACCCACAATCTGCCAAAGCAGCCACCACTTGCCCTAGCAGTGGGACAGGCTTCACAGTGTCTAGGATTGATGGCACGTTCGGGAATTGGGTCGTGTGCATTTGCCACAGTGGAAGACTATCTACACTAG
- the RANBP9 gene encoding ran-binding protein 9 isoform X3 gives MGIGLSAQGVNMNRLPGWDKHSYGYHGDDGHSFCSSGTGQPYGPTFTTGDVIGCCVNLINNTCFYTKNGHSLGIAFTDLPPNLYPTVGLQTPGEVVDANFGQHPFVFDIEDYMREWRTKIQAQIDRFPIGDREGEWQTMIQKMVSSYLVHHGYCATAEAFARSTDQTVLEELASIKNRQRIQKLVLAGRMGEAIETTQQLYPSLLERNPNLLFALKVRQFIEMVNGTDSEVRCLGGHSPKSQDSYPVSPRSFSSPSMSPSHGMNIHSLAVSKGSSTHFSGFESSCSNGVISNKAHQSYCHIKHQSTSLNVPELNSINVSRSQQVNSFTSDVDMETDHYSNGVAETSSNGFLNEVDSSQLRRQLCGGSQAAIERMIHFGRELQAMSEQLRRECGKNTTNKKMLKDAFSLLAYSDPWSSPVGNQLDPIQREPVCSVLNSAILETHNLPKQPPLALAVGQASQCLGLMARSGIGSCAFATVEDYLH, from the exons ATGGGAATTGGGCTTTCTGCTCAAGGTGTAAATATGAACAGACTACCAG GTTGGGATAAACATTCATATGGTTACCATGGAGATGATGGACATTCATTTTGTTCCTCTGGAACTGGACAACCCTATGGCCCAACATTTACAACTGGTGATGTCATTGGTTGTTGTGTAAACCTTATCAACAATACCTGCTTCTACACAAAGAATGGACATAGTTTGG GTATTGCTTTTACGGATCTACCG cCAAACTTGTACCCTACAGTAGGGCTTCAAACACCAGGAGAAGTGGTAGATGCTAACTTTGGGCAGCATCCATTTGTGTTTGACATTGAAGACTATATGCGAGAATGGAGAACCAAAATTCAGGCTCAGATCGACAGATTTCCTATAGGAGATCGGGAAGGAGAATGGCAGACAATGATTCAAAA AATGGTTTCATCTTATTTAGTTCATCATGGGTACTGTGCAACAGCAGAGGCTTTTGCCAGATCTACAGACCAGACTGTACTAGAAGAATTAGCCTCCATTAAAAATAGACAAA GAATTCAAAAATTGGTTTTAGCAGGAAGAATGGGAGAAGCCATTGAAACAACACAACAGTTGTATCCAAGTTTACTAGAAAGAAATCCTAATCTCTTATTTGCATTAAA ggTGCGCCAGTTTATAGAAATGGTGAATGGTACAGACAGTGAAGTGCGATGTCTGGGCGGCCATAGTCCAAAATCACAAGATAGTTACCCTGTAAGCCCTCGATCATTTAGTAGTCCTAGcatgagccccagccatggaatGAATATTCACAGTTTAGCAGTGAGCAAAGGAAGCAGCACACACTTTTCTG GTTTTGAAAGTAGTTGCAGTAATGGAGTAATATCAAACAAAGCACATCAGTCTTACTGTCATATTAAACACCAGTCCACAAGTTTGAATGTACCTGAACTCAACAGTATAAATGTATCAAGATCACAGCAAGTTAACAGCTTCACCAG TGATGTAGACATGGAAACAGATCACTACTCCAATGGAGTTGCAGAGACTTCATCCAATGGCTTCCTAAATG AAGTTGACTCAAGTCAGTTAAGACGTCAGCTATGTGGAGGTAGCCAAGCGGCTATTGAAAGAATGATCCATTTTGGAAGAGAATTGCAGGCAATGAGTGAACAGCTGAGGAGAGAATGTGGCAAAAACACAACAAATAAGAAAATGCTAAAG GATGCATTCAGTTTACTTGCATATTCGGATCCTTGGAGCAGTCCAGTTGGAAACCAGCTTGATCCAATACAGAGAGAACCTGTGTGCTCTGTACTTAATAGTGCAATACTAG AGACCCACAATCTGCCAAAGCAGCCACCACTTGCCCTAGCAGTGGGACAGGCTTCACAGTGTCTAGGATTGATGGCACGTTCGGGAATTGGGTCGTGTGCATTTGCCACAGTGGAAGACTATCTACACTAG